The window ATAACCttctgtttttctcttttgggGGTAAGACTACAACTAGGACTGCCAGTTGAACCAGACTGGCCAGAACTCTGTCTGATCACCCTAAATTTATTAAGCTGAACCTTATGCAATATGAATTGAGCTGATTTTGGGTCAAAAACATTTTGCCTGATTTGAAAGTGAACTAAACTTAAATTGCACTGAATATTCAGCCCGAATACTAGATGTATATAGCAGGGCTCAtaaatccttatactatataagaatgagtttaggGCTTTAATTTCAACCGCAAGGAGTGGGGTTTTTTTGGAAATATGAGAGTGTTTGAAATGCAATTAGAATATTGAGTATGAGTCATTataactaatttaattttgttaTAATTACTTGGATGtccttttaaacatttaaaactAGGGGTAAGTTTGATACGTGATATTATTTGATATCCGATTAAACATTGGGTACAACTGAATTCAGTTTGTGTTTTAGTGAAATTACATAAAAGCCCTTCTAATCATTTAATTGTATTAACATCTAAgtcttttaatttcttaaagcCTTTCTCATCAGTTATTTGCAAAGTTATGATATATAGATGTTAAGACACAATTAATGTCAATTAGTAGAGAAGTCTGATTTTTTGGCGGTTATCATAGTAACCCCCAtctattcaaattcatttcatttgctTATAGGTTTTGTTTCACCACAGTCATGCAGCATATTGAATTCGGATGTTATTATATTAGCTACTATTCTTCCCTATTTTGCAACGCCTTTTTCAATAGGTATGTTTTCTTTAACCAATCTacttttttttgttgtaaaaaTCTGTAATATTGCaagttatatatataataattttttagtattttaattcaattgctcatgttaGACAAGCTTGATAAGGAAGAGACcacatttgttaattgttatttatggtttaaaataagtttatcatcataaattttCTCATTTATAGATTGCAtctacttcttttgttgttttaactatTAGTTTGGGTAATTTTCAAATTGTTTGCTACTTTATTGACTATTccatttagacaatttttcacTTCATCTGGTTTGCCAATATGTTTAATTATCTACTTAAAACTATTTGGTTACAAATCTAAAGTATGTACCTTATTacttataattatttttcttaaattgagTGGATTAAGATGCTTTAGTACTTTTTTGAGGTAATTATTCCTCTAAATTAGCATGTTAGTTGTTGTATATCTTTGCAACTAACACAAAACTAATATTTCGTGATTGTAACCCCTGTAGAGAAGGAGATGCTTTGCTATATATTCTAAATCATAtaataaattataattaattgTTTGCTCAATGTGAAGGCCTCGTGATGATATATGTCCTTGGAATCAatataaattcaaaaatttggctTGCAAGAACCGAAATTTCACTAGCAATGATTTCTTCAAGTATGCTAATTGTTCAAATCCCACTTATATGACAAGATAATGTGGTGGATTGCCCTCATATCAAGATCAAATTCAAACTAAATAACAAATTTTAATATCTTTAAAGTGCATGAGCAGATATAAATAGGTCTTTTATTATACTAGATTAGATGTAAAATAGTTGATCGtattttataattatgttttattgcatattatattttttttaactcaatatgtaacttatgattttttttatttaatatcacataataaaaattgtcatacttcaatccttatactagaaaatgccaaataataattattaaccaTATATAATTATAGGCACTAAACTCCCACGTGTTGCGTGGGTTTTTCCCCctagtatatgtatatatgagtAAGCCTAATAGTCAGCAACACTTCTAATCAATCATGCTATACTATAACCAACTGACAGCTAGTACAGATCATATTCTAATTAATCACTCATTTAATGGCCAACTTGAGCTCCAATGCTAATTAATATACACTCATTCAACAACTAATCAAAAAATCTTTGATGTCAATGGATTTACTTTTTGGTCTTCCGGTCAATCTATAATTCCCAACTTTAATCACAACTCTAGTATGCAACCCACGGTTTTTTGCTCAAACAATAActttttaaccaaagaaaaaaCCAGGATTCTAATTGCAAACTTAAAAGGATGAAAGGTGCATTATCATTGATTATATTTTCTTAGGCTTGTATGCCTAGTGGCATCTGGGCAATCTTTTGGAGGAAAAGAGCATGTTTTTAAGCTCCAAAGGCATCTGAGTTCAGCTTCTCATCCTAAATATTGTCTGACTATTTGACCCATCTAATGTCTtgatcttcttttctttcttttggttaTATAGTTTGGGTAGGATGGCAGCATCTCAATTTTGGATAGAAACAAGCATGAGTTAAACATAATTTTGGGAATTGTTTTGGTACTGGAAATGAATTTAGACAGAATACTGTAATCTTACAATTTTCAGAATGGCATCGCCCCATTATCTTTTCGGTAGCATTCTTGTAATTTACGTGTAGTCTCTAAATAGAGATGCATTTTCAGCATTGTCTCTTCTCTGcttatttatttgaattttcCAGCCAgaagcaaacaacttcaaccAACCTACCCACCTGTCAAAATATGAACAATTAAATTTTTGTGATTTCACCATCAAGCAAATAAATCTTGCATACTATTCTACGTTATCTGGATAAAGTAGAATATTTTGTCAAACTCTACAAATATAGAGACATCATTTGTACTACTATTATCACATTACTACACACAATTTAATGTTTCCATGAATTGTTAGACTAATGTGATTAATGTATCCATGTTTGTCGGGAACGTTGTTTTTCAGCCAAGAATCCAAAATCTGCAACTCATAGCTTACGTTGgcattttgtttttcctttggtCAATGATCAAGAATCAATCTTCAACCACTAAAAATGGGCATGGTTTTTTGTGTTTATGACGAGGACAGTGAACCCACGACGGACAAAGCTCCATGAAAGGCAGCTCGTGATGTTGAATGGAATAGACCTGGAGAAAAGGAACAAGTGAAAGGAGGTGTTTGGAATAGGGCTAATGTTGACCTCCGGAGACTTGCTTGTGGGTTCTACACATTAatttaaaaggcatttttgaggccAGTCTAGGACGAGATGAGCCCTAAATGCCCACACTATGGGCTTCTAGTTGTTGCGTGTTTGGAGCATTGgggatattttttttcttttctttttttttattttaaagtttGATTTTACTATTTCAAAAGGTTCTCACATTTTGAAACATTGGTTCTACATAATTTGAGTTGTTTACCATGGAGTATGTATACCAAAATTGTATCATACAAATATTATGTTAGGTTCACACATTTTCAGTTGGTAAATAGGACAAGTACACTAGTGAGAAATATTCAATCATTGTTCTTAGAGCTACCTATAAAATGGAAGCATCGTATCCGAGAAAGAAACTACAGATATCTAGCTAGCCAAACATCCCAAAAATGAAAGGTGCATTAGTATTATATCTCACTCTTATCTGCCTAGTCGCATCTGCTACACAATGTTATGGTGAACACGGATATTATGGATATGATCCTCTTGCAAAATTCTTTAAGGCTCCTAGCTTAAGAAAATCAGTCAATCATGTGAACAAGGAACTGGACAGCGAGTATTCGCCGGTTTACATTGGCCCCCAAGATGGTTTGAAGGCAGCTGACAAGATCACAGCGTTgccaggcgaaccaaagggcgTGAATTTTGATCAATATTCAGGGTATGTAACTGTTGATCCTAAGGCTGGTCGAGCTCTCTTCTACTATTTTGCTGAGTCTCAAAATCCATCTACGAAGCCTCTGGTGCTCTGGCTAAATGGAGGTACAAATTCACCGCCATTATTATTTGTAGGTTCTGTTTTTAAAGGTAGAAATTTCATGAACTTCTTAAATGGTGAGATTTGACTACAGGTCCTGGTTGCTCTTCACTCGGGGCAGGAGCTATGAACGAACTCGGACCGTTTCGAGTTACTAAAGGCGGAAAAATGCTGTGGAAAAACCCATATGCCTGGAACAATGGTAAGAATTGATAATTTGTGAAACAGCTGTGAATTTATCTGATAAGACTTAGGATAAGCACCAACCAATGAATTTTGTGTTCTACAAACAGTGGCAAATATAATTTTCCTGGAATCTCCTGCTGGTGTTGGATTTTCTTACTCAAACACATCGTCAGATTACATCACCGGAGACACAAAATCTGCTGCAGATGCTTACACATTTCTAGTCAATTGGTTAGAAAGATTCCCAGAATACAAAACCAGAGACTTCTTGATGACCGGAGAAAGTTATGCCGGCCATTACGTGCCTCAACTTGCTCAATTGATCCTCCATAACAACAAGATAACTAACCACACTGTTATTAATTTGAAAGGAGTTGCTGTACGTCTTAAATTTCTTGaaccatcaatttttttttatttaatttaaccaGCTTACCTTACATATTACATGATGATTATACTTTGTCTATGGTTTTCAGATTGGTAATGGATACTACGATATTGAAGCACAAGCCAATGGATCTTATGATTATTACTGGACACATGCCCTAATATCTGATGAAATCCATCATGGTATAGTTTCCAATTGCAATTTTTCCTCAGCAGATCCACCTACAGAGGCTTGTCAAGCATACCAAAGCCAAGCAAATTCAGCTATAGGCAATATCGATAATGACAATATTTATGCTCCCTTGTGTTCTTCAAATACTCCTCCATGGGTACTAAAACTTGATTCGATACACTACCATTTTTATTCCTTTCTGATTTTCTCCTCTAAATGAAAACCAAATTGAACTTTCATACTCATAAATCTCTCACTGATTGAAACAGATAAATGCGTATGATCcatgctcatttaattattcttACACTTACCTGAATACTCCTGCCGTGCAAAAGTCACTTCATGCTAATACAACTGGAATCCCTGGACCTTGGGAGACCTGCAAGTACGTACCATACGACGTTTTGCTAGTCTATTCCCGTATTACATAGGAAATCCACAATTGGATACTTAATTTTAcactttccttttcattttatttagctaagttttttttccttattttttaaacttaatGGCACGCACAGTGGCTACATAGGCTCTAATTGGGATGATGAGCCAGACACAGTGTTACCTTTAATCAAGGAGCTCACTTCAAGTGGCATTAGCGTTTGGCTGTACAGGTAAGGAAGTGAAAAAGATATGCTAATCTGTAACATCATGAATGCCTGAGGATCGACCTGCCTATCTAGTTAGTGTCTGTTTAAAAATTTGAACATTTTCAATTGCAGCGGAGACACAGATAGTGTATGTTCTGTGACAACAACTAGGTACGCCTTGAACAAACTCGGGTTATCCGTTAAAACTCCTTGGTATGCTTGGTATACTCAAGACGAGGTAAAAAGAATCGATTGCATAACAgacattttcttttttgcttttccctttctttggtaACCAGAATGAAGAATCCTACTTTCGGTTCTTGTCCAAttaaaaccaaaattgaccctATTTTCTATACTTGTTCAGGTTGGTGGTTATGCAGTGGAATATGAAAACTTGACCTTTGTTACAGTAAGGGGTGCTGGACATCTTGTTCCGAGTTATCAGCCTGCCCGGGCACTAACTTTGTTCGCATCCTTCTTGGATAGAAAGCTTCCACCTTCCAACCACAGCTAATTATAACAGTGTTTGATCAATCCTGAAATGGCATTTGACTTGAGACATACCTATGAATCGTTCGCCTTGTATTGATCAGTTGTGTTTGTAATCTCGTCTATTTTCTTAAATCAAGATTATCAATCCTTAAACTTTCTCTACTTCTGTAATTACTATAGTTAATTATCATGAATTTGCTTCTTGCCAAAAATTtatcttatctttttttttgaaggaaaaaaaaaatcctttttaattGATCAGCATTTAAGATTGTACAAGGGTCCAAAAAGAACCAAACAACATCAATATCTTGACATGTTAACTGTCATGATTGTCCATGAAAAGTAATTTCAAATGTTCTTGACCGAAGCATGTGACATGATTAAGAGCTTAACAGCAAAATCTTGGTCACTTGGAAGTAAATCCCAAAGCGGATTTATATTTTATGCCTCATTTGTCATCCCCATGCAACTATCTTTCCACTTCTTGAAATGATGCTAAATTTGGTGTGTAACCCTTTACTATTACACAATTAAATCAGATCACGACAACTTGTTCCAAGTCATCAACAGGTCTGAGCACTCAAATTTTCATGCTTCCCCCTTCAAATCACAACTAAATAGTCGTCTAATGAATGCACAGaataaaatagaaataattGGCAAAAAGACTATTCTTTTGTTGTGAAGAGTATTAACAGAAGCTGTAAAGTTGTAACCACTTTTCGGCTACAGtattgtgattggcattgtgtATCTGCCACATGATTGGCTTGATCCTTTATCTATTTATCCTGATATCTTCATGTTATTCCAATTTTatctaatttatttattttttctcaagAATACAAGATTATAATCAACTCAACTTACCTTTGTGATACAGATAATTGGAACAAATAATGCAACACAACAATAACCTACACATGAtaggaaaattattaatataaattaacTTGTTTTCAAGGTCATAGTCAAAGTTAGGAATAAACGTTGATCGCCTATTGCTAATATCAAGATTGTTAAGAACTGTTTGCGTAATGAACTCTTGTCTACTGATTTAACTGCACGGTGTACCTATTTGCCAACCCTTGAGAATGAGAAAAACTTCCTCTGCCTTTAACCATGTTTCCTGAGATTTGCCTAcctgctttctttctttctttttttttttttaacacaaggtatatattttttgaaataaaaacaattTGAGTTGTTTTGATGCGATCCGGCCAGAAAATAAGAAGGAAAGTGCTTAAGTATTTCTGATTTTTACTCTTCACAGCAAAGTTCTCTGATTATCTTCAATTCATTTTGTGTAGTGAATTTGTCCGTGAATTGCAACTTTTTTATGTAAATTTGGGACTTTAAAAATCAATTGTAAATATTCTAAGCAAAATTTTACATTCAGATTAAATTATATGTTGAAAGTTTAAAATCATGTTGTAGAAGAATAGTTCACCTTTTAATAGCACATACGGGGATATGTTAAATTCAAATTAAACATATCTAAACCATCAATTGCACCATGCAACTTACTTTGCACACGTTCATCCTTGCAAAGAGCATAGCAGATTCACATACCAATTATGATACCCAAGGCAACGGGCTAATGAAACAACTTTTGAGCGCAAATCATGATCCTCAACATACTTTAACCAAGTTATTACTAATTCTAAGATATTATCATTCAGTCaatattttttcatatttttacaATACTAGTAATAACTCACGTGCTTTGCACGTGAATATATTTTCCTAAGATATAAAACCTTTAGTATATTAAATTTTTGTACAAAATCTTAATTATTGGCATAATATAAATTAAGAAGCTATATAATGAATAAAATTAAGCAATTGGTAATTGTACAAAATGTTTATTGTATACAAAGTAATTAAAAGTTTATTGTGGATTCTATAGTTAtacaaagtttgaaaatggaAGATTATCATATTTAAGCTAAGCTGTTGGTATAATATTGACTAAGAAGccatataataaataaaattatgCAATTGCTAGTTGTAGAAAATGTCTATTATGTACAAAGCAATTTAAAGTTTATTGAACTCTGAAGATGGAAGATTATCATATCTATTATCATATCTAAACTAAGTTATTACATATTTTATTTGGATTGTGACAGtaagaagagaaaatttttcATGTTGTGTCAAATTAGTGTATACAATAAAACCTAAGCAAAATACATACTAAAACATTATGATTTGGATACAACAAATTTTTACCAAATTCAGTAGTTGTAAACTTTTTctgttatattttttataattatcaataacttttttaaattttcttagtcAATATGACATACATAATATATTGAATTTAATCATCAATTTAACCTTTTGCTTTCTCATTAACTATTTATAATCTTTTGTCTTCTTATTAATCGTGATTTTCTTCTAAACCAATATCTATATAAAAAATAGTTAGCTTTAATTATCACGCACAAGAATATAATAATTGTAGATAATTTGAATACATATAATAATTAGAGATGAAGAAAATGATTAGTGAATATAGTTGTAAATGGccagtttttaattttaatgaCCAAAGTGCTTCAGATGTGATTTATTgatacttttcatttttcttattattGTCATGATTGACATGCAATAATTCTAATTAAATGACGCGAGGGTAATTTAGACATAACAAAAACTAAAATCAAAATATGCTTACACTTACACTCGCTATCGCCAAAACTCATCATACTTTTTATACAATAATGATAATGATGAGACACAGgacatgaaaagaaaaagaattcgGGAACTATTACTTATGGAATGCAAATTGCAAAGCGATAGCTAGCAGAATTTATGAATCTTTGAAGTCGTTTTTGGTTTATCTGCTCATTCTAAATGTTATCTGACTATTTGACCCCTCTCACTTCATGGTCTTCTATTCTCTTTATTTAGGTTGATTTTATTAGTAAGATGGCAAGATCTCATTCTTGGCATGAAACCTATAAAATATCTCACCTTTTGGTTCACACATTTTTAGCTGGTGAATACAACAATTACAAGAATGGGAAAGAAATCACAAAAGTGAAGCCTTCCATTAGAGAAAGAAATCACAGATATCTAGCTAGCTATACATCCCAAAAATGAAAGGTGCAACACTGTTATATCTCACTCTTATCTCCCTAGTGGAATCTGCTACACAATGTTATGGTGGACTTGGACATGAATATAGATGTGATGATCCTCTTGTGCAATTCGTTAAGGCTTGTGGCTTAAGAAAATCAATCAATCATGTGAGTGAGGATTTGGCAAATGAGTATTCGCCAGTTTATGTTGGCGACCAACATGGTGTGAAGGTAGAGGATAAGATCACAACGCTGACAGGTAAACCAAATGatgtaaattttgatcaaatatTCAGGGTATGTCATTGTTGATCATGAGGCTGGTAGAGCTCTTTAATTCTATTTTCCTGAGTCTCAAAACTGTTCTACCAAGCCCCTTGTGCTATGGCTAAATGGAGGTACAATTTTCGTCCCTATTCTTCGTAGCTGTTGGTTGATAGGTGTACATTTCATGAAAAGAACTTCTTAAACGATAGGATTTGACTGTACCTGGTTGCTCTTCACTCGAGGATGGAGCAACGACTGAACTTGGACCATTTCGAGTTGGTAACATGATTCAAAGACTCGGCCGAGACCAAAACGACTCGGCTGAGTTGTCACCGGATCGGGGCTTTCCGATATCAGGACGGGATGACTCCAAGATAATGAATCGCCGAGACGTCTCCGAGACAGATAGAAACGGTCGAATCGTCCCGAGTCATCCCGAGTTagctcaaattttaa is drawn from Coffea arabica cultivar ET-39 chromosome 1c, Coffea Arabica ET-39 HiFi, whole genome shotgun sequence and contains these coding sequences:
- the LOC113740128 gene encoding serine carboxypeptidase 1-like produces the protein MKGALVLYLTLICLVASATQCYGEHGYYGYDPLAKFFKAPSLRKSVNHVNKELDSEYSPVYIGPQDGLKAADKITALPGEPKGVNFDQYSGYVTVDPKAGRALFYYFAESQNPSTKPLVLWLNGGPGCSSLGAGAMNELGPFRVTKGGKMLWKNPYAWNNVANIIFLESPAGVGFSYSNTSSDYITGDTKSAADAYTFLVNWLERFPEYKTRDFLMTGESYAGHYVPQLAQLILHNNKITNHTVINLKGVAIGNGYYDIEAQANGSYDYYWTHALISDEIHHGIVSNCNFSSADPPTEACQAYQSQANSAIGNIDNDNIYAPLCSSNTPPWINAYDPCSFNYSYTYLNTPAVQKSLHANTTGIPGPWETCNGYIGSNWDDEPDTVLPLIKELTSSGISVWLYSGDTDSVCSVTTTRYALNKLGLSVKTPWYAWYTQDEVGGYAVEYENLTFVTVRGAGHLVPSYQPARALTLFASFLDRKLPPSNHS